AGGTTCTCCGCTGATAAAAGATTCGTCAACTGACGAAATGCCCTCCATAACAACTCCATCCACAGGAATACGCTCTCCAGGTTTTACTTTAACAAGATAATCGACTTTTATCATTGATATTGGCAAGGTAGTCTCTTTGTTTTCTATCAAAACCGTGGCCTCTTTTGCTTGAAGAGATATTAAAGCCTTGATGTCTTTCGCCGCTTTATCTCTCAGGTTAGATTCAATAAAACGTCCGCTAAGATGAATAGCCATAATCATGGCACCTAACGTTCCAAAAGATATTATAGGTAAAGCTGACCTGTTTAATATTGCAGTTAACCAAGAAGTTATCGAACCGATAGTAATAAGGGTATCCATGTTAGAATGAAAGTGTCTAAATGCTATCCAGGCACTTTTTATCGTAGATTTACCACAATAAAAGATAACCAGAGCCACAGCAAACACTTCTATCCACACAAAGCCTGGAATTTGATAACCAAACATATGAAAAATCATCATGATTGATAAAGGAAGTGTTATAATCCAGGATAATATTAGGTTTTCTCTTACTTTTTTAAATCTTTTCTGCCCCAAATCATCATCTCTATTCTTTGAAATCCCATATCCTGCACTTTCCACAGCCTTTTTTATTTCTTCAAAGGAAAGTTGGTGGTCACTTATCAGGTATGCAGATTCGGTAGCCAGGTTTACTGAGGCAAGTTTTACTCCCTCTATTTTTTGAAGATTCTCTTCTACTCGCCTTGCACAGTTTATACAGGTCATTCCTGTAATCTGAATACTTTTTTTAAAGTCTTTTGCTTTTGAATTATTTTTATTATCCATTAATGACTTTCCTAATTGACATTTTGTAAACCGGAAGTACCGATAATTATTATTTAGTAAGAGCTTCAAACCCGGCAACAATGTCCAGCAACTCTTCGGTAATTGAATCCTGTCTTTGCTTATTAAACTGGGCATTCAGCTCTTCTAATTGTTCTTCAATATTCTGCTCTGCCTTGCGCATGGCAATAAGTCTGCTGGCATTTTCACTGGCCATTGATTCAATGAACGCTTTATAGAGCGAAATATAGAAATACTGGCGGATAACCAGGTTAAACAAAGTGTCAGCTGGGATAGTATACAATGGTATGGAACGGGAAGGCCATTGCTTTGCTACCAACTCCCTGAGCCAATCAGGGTCTAAAGGATATAACTGAAAATGACCTGGTTTAAAAGAAGAACTGCTTGTTGGACGGTTAAAAAAAAGATGGATATGTGATACCCTTTTCTGGAAACGCCATTTTTCTATTATTAAGAGTACCTCTTGAATGGTACTATCCAGATTATAGCGAAAATTAGGAAAATCAAGCTTATAATTTGTC
The nucleotide sequence above comes from Atribacterota bacterium. Encoded proteins:
- a CDS encoding F0F1 ATP synthase subunit gamma; the encoded protein is TNYKLDFPNFRYNLDSTIQEVLLIIEKWRFQKRVSHIHLFFNRPTSSSSFKPGHFQLYPLDPDWLRELVAKQWPSRSIPLYTIPADTLFNLVIRQYFYISLYKAFIESMASENASRLIAMRKAEQNIEEQLEELNAQFNKQRQDSITEELLDIVAGFEALTK